In the Calderihabitans maritimus genome, AAGTTGAGGTTCTGATGTTTCATGAAGAAAGTGGTAGAGATTGGCAGGGATTTTATCACCGCGGAAAACAATTTTGGGATGTGACCTGGGTGTTGTTGCAGAAAATAATGAAGAGGTGAATTTTTGGGTGTGGGCTGGCTAGGGGTTTTATCGTTTATTATTACCTTCTTGATCTTACCGTCAGTTCTTCGTTTGGAGCGGGAAACAGGTCTGCTGGCGGATAATTACCGGGGAGAAAGCATTCCTTCGGCCGGTGGGCTGGGTATAATTTTGGGTTTCATGAGCGCCTTTTTTCTGGTTTCCTTATGGTGGCAGCCCGAAAATTCTGTTATGGTGATAGCAGTATCTTTCCTCTTAACTGGACTGGTTGGTTTTGTGGACGATGTAGCCGGAAATCGGGAAGTGCGGGGCCTGGCCGGTCACTTAGGACAGTTGTGGCGAAGGCGGCATTTGACTACCGGTGGGCTCAAAGCTCTGGTTGGAGGCGGGACAGCCTTCTATGCCTCTAAAGTGTTGTTTTCTGATTGGATGCAGGCCTTGTTTAGTGCTGCAGTTGTTGCTCTTTTGACCAATACGCTCAATTTGCTGGACTTGCGACCGGGCAGAAGCCTCAAATTCTTTTTTTTGTTAACCATCATTTTTGTCACGGCTTCCGGTATTAATTCTCTTACGGCGTTTCTCTTGGGAGTAGGCGGAGCGGCCCTGGCCTTTTTTCATTACGATTTGACGGGAAAGGCCATGCTGGGTGATACTGGCTCCAATGCTTTAGGAATGGTCCTCGGGTTGGCGGCCGCAGCTGTCCTTCCTCTGGGCGGCAGAATAATATTGCTGTTCTTGCTGGTCTGCCTTCACTGGTACACCGAAAAACACTCCCTCACTGCCCTGATTGAAAGAGTTCGCTGGTTGCGCCTATTAGACAACTTAGGCCGCCGATAATGGAGAAAGAATAGTTGGCTAAAGGAATCCAGTTTTTTTGGCGCGAAATGTCTTACCAGGTCAATTGGTTTTTTACTATTATCGTTTACTTTCCGGATGACTTTTTCGGCAAAATCATTTTCCGGAGGGGCGTTCGTTGATTAGTATTCGCCTGGGCAAGGTGCTGGAAATTATTGATCAACGGGAAGGTTGCACCGAGGTTAAAGTTATGGTGGATGACCGCGTGGAGCGGGCTATAAATTACGATTCCCTCACCGGTCCCGTAGCGGAAGGTGACGATGTGTATCTGAACATAACGGCGGTTCAGTTAGGGCTGGGAACCGGGGGCTACCATTTTGTCATGGCCAACTGTTCGCGGAGGGAATGGGAGGAGTCTTCGCCGGGACATATTATGAAACTTCGGTACACCCCAATGCAGTTGAA is a window encoding:
- a CDS encoding UDP-N-acetylmuramyl pentapeptide phosphotransferase, whose amino-acid sequence is MGWLGVLSFIITFLILPSVLRLERETGLLADNYRGESIPSAGGLGIILGFMSAFFLVSLWWQPENSVMVIAVSFLLTGLVGFVDDVAGNREVRGLAGHLGQLWRRRHLTTGGLKALVGGGTAFYASKVLFSDWMQALFSAAVVALLTNTLNLLDLRPGRSLKFFFLLTIIFVTASGINSLTAFLLGVGGAALAFFHYDLTGKAMLGDTGSNALGMVLGLAAAAVLPLGGRIILLFLLVCLHWYTEKHSLTALIERVRWLRLLDNLGRR